TCTCAAAGTCGCCAGGCTTTGACTCGCGCAGGTAGCCGGCGAAGAAGATGGGCGTGGCAGCTATCATCGTTACCTTTTCTTCGCGGATGTAGACGGGGATGTTCTTGTAGTCCAAGGGGTTGGCGCAGGTCACGGCAGTCATGCCGACTATCAAGGGTAGCCAGAAGTCGACGGTGTAGCCGAACACATGGAAGAGCGGCAAGATGGCCATGACGCTGTCCTCTTCGCGCAGGTCGAACACCTCCCGGACGTCGCGGATGTTGGCACCGATGTTGCGGTGCGTGAGCTGCACCGCTTTGGGTTCCTTCTCGCTGCCGCTGGTGAAAAGAATTGCCACATTGTCGTCCACGTCGGTGGGCGGGAGGGAACGGATGATGGCGCCGGCGGGGAGTTTGGCGCGCAGGGCGGCGCTCAGCTTGTCAGCCGTGCCGATGGTTGCCATGAGGTCCTCAATGAAGACCATACCCGAGACGACCGGACAGCGGATGCGCTCCAGGAGCGCCCGCGAGGTGATGATGGTCTTGAAGCCACACTTGTTTTGGGCGTATTCGCAGTTATCCGCTGCGCCCGTGGAATAGTTGATCATGACCGGCGTCTTGCCAGCCATGAGCACTCCTAAGGTCGCCAGAAATGAGCCGGCAGAGGTGGGAATCATGATCCCGATGAAGCCCTCAGGGTACTTTTTGAACTTTTTCGCGAGGATGAGAGAGGCGATGAGGGCTTTGGAATACGTCACCCGCTTGTCGGTGGTGCGGTCGACGATCGCCATCTTACCGCCGAGCCTCTTTGCGTTCTTGATAAACTCGTGGTGAAGGATCATAAGGCCTCCGTAAGCGTTCTCTTTCTTTCACGAGCGACTCCTGAACCGCGTTCAGCGGCATATTTACACAAAAAAAACTTAAAAGTCAACGGAAATTTTCGCCCGGCGGCAAGTCCGACGTGGAGACGCTCTACGCGCCAAGGGCGTGCATCCCAGGGGACGGTTGCTCATTCAGGCAAAGGAGGACCCGGCCATGCGCTACATGCAGGTTTCGGGTAACGATCGCGACCATGCGTACTGCTCCGACGACGCGTGCCCGTGCGGCATACCAGGGGCAGTGATCCCCCGGGGCAAGGGCTACGTCTACGTCTCCGAGCAGGTCGTGGAGTTCCGCAAGGACTGTCTCACCGAGGAGGAGGCGCGCCTCAAGATTCAACGTCTCCAGGACGAGATGGGCGCGATGATTTTTGCGGGTTCCGGCGTCTTTGCTCCAATCCTGATGTGCGAACAGGGCGCAAGGAAGAGGGGCATTGACCTGGAGGTGGCAGCGAAGGACGCCGCGTACTGGTGGGAAACTGGGCTGGTGCCGCTGCGCGCCACCCCCCTTGCCGGGCAGGCATCCTCGGATGGCGAAGCGAGTCGGAGCGCAGGCAGGAAGTGGTGGCAATTCTGGAGGTGAGCTGCAGGGGTTCTGTTCTTGTTTCCATCTCTGCTCTTTGGGCCCGCGGTTCTAAGCCACTTACAGGAGTGAAGCTGAGGGCGCGCGTTGTTGGCGCCCAGGCAGCTGGGGACATCCATCAGCTCGGGCACTCCCCGAGGTTGCCCTTTGTTGGCGGGTATGCACGGGGCTGAGTCGGTCCTAAAGGTTCTGGGCTGTTTCTGCAAAACGGTGCAGCGAGGAGAAGGCGA
Above is a genomic segment from Calditrichota bacterium containing:
- a CDS encoding AMP-binding protein yields the protein MILHHEFIKNAKRLGGKMAIVDRTTDKRVTYSKALIASLILAKKFKKYPEGFIGIMIPTSAGSFLATLGVLMAGKTPVMINYSTGAADNCEYAQNKCGFKTIITSRALLERIRCPVVSGMVFIEDLMATIGTADKLSAALRAKLPAGAIIRSLPPTDVDDNVAILFTSGSEKEPKAVQLTHRNIGANIRDVREVFDLREEDSVMAILPLFHVFGYTVDFWLPLIVGMTAVTCANPLDYKNIPVYIREEKVTMIAATPIFFAGYLRESKPGDFE